One segment of Phaeacidiphilus oryzae TH49 DNA contains the following:
- a CDS encoding aliphatic sulfonate ABC transporter substrate-binding protein, translating to MRRRARRTALLCAAALLLPLSLTACSGGSGNDGTVRFGYIGDYNGSSLLAIADKEGLWKKAGLKPDVKVFNNGPIQIQALGAGDLDFGYIGPGAMWLPASGKSKVIAIDTLTTADRVIGQPGIDSIQALKGKKVGVVQGTSGEMVLDLALKKAGMTEKDLQVIPMDASTIVSAFDAGKIDGAGIWYPLLDTIKKNRPGLHEIASDTDFPQDSFPTAFVAGNKTDPKLVSKVEKVLQEANDWRSAHPAQSISLAAAMLHVSTAETTRDAANVKTMTTAQLVAATKDGTVGKWLDSLSGFFVQSGQLKQAPAASTYYEGDLYTKAYTR from the coding sequence ATGAGAAGAAGAGCTCGCCGCACCGCTCTGCTGTGCGCCGCCGCCCTGCTGCTCCCACTGTCCCTCACGGCCTGCTCCGGCGGTTCCGGCAACGACGGCACTGTGCGGTTCGGATACATCGGCGACTACAACGGCTCCAGCCTCCTCGCGATAGCGGACAAGGAGGGGCTGTGGAAGAAGGCCGGGCTGAAGCCCGACGTCAAGGTGTTCAACAACGGCCCGATCCAGATCCAGGCGCTCGGCGCCGGCGACCTCGACTTCGGCTACATCGGCCCCGGCGCGATGTGGCTGCCCGCCTCCGGCAAGTCGAAGGTCATCGCCATCGACACGCTGACCACGGCCGACCGCGTCATCGGCCAGCCGGGCATCGACTCGATACAGGCGCTCAAGGGCAAGAAGGTCGGCGTCGTGCAGGGCACCTCCGGCGAGATGGTCCTGGACCTGGCGCTCAAGAAGGCCGGGATGACCGAGAAGGACCTCCAGGTGATCCCCATGGACGCCTCGACCATCGTCTCGGCGTTCGACGCGGGGAAGATCGACGGCGCCGGCATCTGGTATCCGCTGCTGGACACGATCAAGAAGAACCGGCCGGGTCTCCACGAGATCGCCAGCGACACGGACTTCCCCCAGGACTCCTTCCCGACCGCCTTCGTCGCGGGCAACAAGACCGACCCCAAGCTGGTGTCGAAGGTGGAGAAGGTCCTCCAGGAGGCCAACGACTGGCGCTCCGCCCACCCCGCGCAGTCGATCAGCCTCGCGGCCGCCATGCTGCACGTCAGCACCGCCGAGACCACGCGGGACGCCGCCAACGTGAAGACGATGACCACCGCCCAGCTGGTCGCCGCCACGAAGGACGGCACGGTCGGCAAGTGGCTCGACAGCCTCTCCGGCTTCTTCGTGCAGAGCGGCCAGCTCAAGCAGGCGCCCGCCGCGTCGACGTACTACGAAGGCGACCTCTACACGAAGGCCTACACCCGGTGA
- a CDS encoding ABC transporter permease: MAVMTTTEKTAAQSDAKRAGRRRVTHPLVLNLVAVVVGVGIWALLAALGVQSLPGPVSVVSRAGQMIGDGTLPADALASLRRVLIGFVLGTALAVPVGFLMGWYSVARGLLEPYIQFFRTIPPLAIIPLAIVLMGIGETPKIFVIFLAAFLSCVVATFQGVVDVDRTLINAARVLGASDWTIFLKVVIPASTPFILVGMRIGLGSAWATLVAAELIAAQQGLGYEMQHAETYYDLTTIFVGLITIGVLGLVMDRLLLLAERRLTRWQERR, translated from the coding sequence ATGGCCGTGATGACCACTACCGAGAAGACGGCGGCTCAGTCGGACGCCAAACGTGCCGGGCGGCGCCGGGTCACCCACCCGCTCGTACTCAACCTGGTGGCCGTGGTGGTGGGGGTGGGCATCTGGGCCCTCCTCGCCGCCCTCGGCGTGCAGAGCCTGCCGGGACCGGTCTCCGTCGTCTCCCGCGCGGGCCAGATGATCGGCGACGGAACCCTGCCCGCCGACGCCCTCGCCAGCCTCCGCCGCGTGCTGATCGGCTTCGTCCTGGGCACGGCCCTCGCCGTCCCGGTCGGCTTCCTGATGGGCTGGTACTCCGTCGCGCGAGGACTGCTGGAGCCGTACATCCAGTTCTTCCGCACCATCCCGCCGCTGGCCATCATCCCGCTCGCGATCGTGCTGATGGGCATCGGGGAGACGCCGAAGATCTTCGTCATCTTCCTGGCCGCGTTCCTCTCCTGCGTCGTCGCGACCTTCCAGGGCGTGGTGGACGTCGACCGGACACTGATCAACGCGGCCCGGGTGCTCGGCGCCTCGGACTGGACCATCTTCCTGAAGGTGGTCATCCCCGCCTCGACGCCGTTCATCCTGGTCGGCATGCGGATCGGGCTCGGCTCCGCGTGGGCGACCCTGGTCGCCGCCGAGCTCATCGCCGCCCAGCAGGGCCTCGGATACGAGATGCAGCACGCCGAGACCTACTACGACCTCACCACCATCTTCGTGGGGCTGATCACCATCGGGGTGCTCGGCCTGGTCATGGACCGGCTGCTGCTCCTGGCCGAGCGGCGGCTCACCCGTTGGCAGGAGCGCCGATGA
- a CDS encoding sulfatase family protein has translation MTCPTAPNIVFAMSDQVRADFTAGMGFELDTMPFLDSLAAEGTRFRRAYTTAPACVPARTSLLTGRWPSTHRIRQNSNTSPTLVSRGDDLIDVLRGAGYQLFYSGKTHMYRNSPADYDAFSEYGHTFGPDTTDEQRAFTAYLNSIDMGPTTEATPFPAEQQYPYRIVSDAIRQIDGRDPAKPFFAFVSTPEPHNPYQVSEPYFSMFAEERIPSRLCGPEAAEAKGGAYKWLRDLVEQKRPGYDGLAQRYRATYCGMLRLIDDQWRRLVDHLKAEGLWENTLVFFLADHGDYAAEYGLQRKGAGIAEVLAHVPMIVHGPCIATRDNRTDFVSIADILPTVCEAIGRPIPLGVQGRSLWQMLTGADYPTAEFEDIVTERGFGGLPYPDDARPPLHFPYPGTRYDELNSVTQSGSSRMLRHDHYKLYEHVSDGCELYDLDKDPMELDNLWDEPRMRKVQADLAQRLQRWSVRLTDDLPKGVYNANLAPHNWYRTTEEDA, from the coding sequence GTGACCTGCCCGACCGCTCCGAACATCGTCTTCGCCATGTCCGACCAGGTCCGCGCCGATTTCACCGCGGGCATGGGCTTCGAGCTGGACACGATGCCCTTTCTCGACTCCCTCGCCGCCGAGGGCACCCGCTTCCGACGGGCCTACACCACCGCCCCCGCCTGCGTCCCGGCGCGGACCAGTCTGCTCACCGGCAGATGGCCCAGCACCCACCGGATACGGCAGAACTCCAACACCAGCCCCACGCTGGTGTCCCGCGGCGACGACCTGATCGATGTGCTGCGCGGTGCCGGCTACCAGCTGTTCTACTCCGGCAAGACGCACATGTACCGGAACAGCCCGGCGGACTACGACGCCTTCTCCGAGTACGGGCACACCTTCGGGCCGGACACCACCGACGAGCAGCGCGCCTTCACCGCCTATCTGAACTCCATCGACATGGGCCCGACGACCGAGGCCACCCCGTTCCCGGCCGAGCAGCAATACCCGTACCGGATCGTCTCCGACGCCATCCGGCAGATAGACGGCCGCGACCCCGCCAAGCCCTTCTTCGCCTTCGTCTCCACGCCCGAGCCGCACAACCCGTACCAGGTGTCGGAGCCGTACTTCTCGATGTTCGCCGAGGAAAGGATCCCCAGTCGGCTCTGCGGCCCCGAGGCCGCGGAGGCCAAGGGCGGTGCCTACAAGTGGCTGCGCGACCTGGTGGAACAGAAACGTCCCGGCTATGACGGCCTCGCGCAGCGCTACCGCGCCACCTACTGCGGCATGCTCCGGCTCATCGACGACCAGTGGCGCCGACTCGTCGACCACCTCAAGGCCGAGGGCCTGTGGGAGAACACCCTGGTGTTCTTCCTCGCCGACCACGGCGACTACGCCGCCGAGTACGGCCTCCAGCGCAAGGGGGCCGGCATCGCCGAGGTCCTGGCGCACGTCCCGATGATCGTGCACGGTCCCTGCATCGCGACCAGGGACAACAGGACGGACTTCGTCTCGATCGCCGACATCCTGCCCACCGTGTGCGAGGCGATCGGCCGCCCGATCCCCCTGGGTGTCCAGGGCCGCAGCCTGTGGCAGATGCTCACCGGTGCCGACTACCCGACCGCGGAGTTCGAGGACATCGTCACCGAGCGCGGCTTCGGCGGCCTCCCCTATCCCGACGACGCCCGGCCACCGCTGCACTTCCCCTACCCGGGCACCAGGTACGACGAGCTGAACAGCGTGACCCAGAGCGGCTCCTCGCGGATGCTCCGGCACGACCACTACAAGCTCTACGAGCATGTCTCCGACGGCTGTGAGCTCTACGACCTCGACAAGGACCCGATGGAGCTGGACAACCTCTGGGACGAGCCGAGGATGCGCAAGGTCCAGGCCGATCTCGCACAGCGGCTGCAGCGGTGGTCGGTCCGGCTCACCGACGATCTCCCCAAAGGCGTCTACAACGCCAACCTCGCCCCCCACAACTGGTACCGGACCACGGAGGAGGACGCATGA
- a CDS encoding sulfatase-like hydrolase/transferase, translating to MNLLFLMTDQHRVDTLGCYGNPHVATPNLDRLAATGTRFDRFYTPTAICTPARASLLTGQAPFRHRLLANYERNVGYLEDLRDDAFTFPGALAERDYQLGLIGKWHGGTHRNAASYGFDGPDLPGWHNPVDHPDYLAFLEERGLPPYEISELIRGTTPNGNPGNLLAARLHQPVEATFEHYLATRAIEQLEKYAADGRPFFLATHFFGPHLPYLLPDEYFDMYDPDLVELPPSIAETFEGKPPVQRNYSAHWTFDTMPIEVTRKLIAVYWGYVTLIDEQIGRILDRMDELGLTDSTSVLFTADHGEFTGAHRLHDKGPAMYEDIYRIPGIVRIPGAPPQVREEFVSLTDCTATILELAGCDTAPAVDSRSLVPLVRGESPEWPDELVAEFHGHHFPYPQRMLRDERYKLVVNPESVNELYDLVEDPHELHNRYRHPEMRQVRGRLMRRLYDLLRERGDNFYHWMTSMYEIGASDYDVTLSSFEQSGTA from the coding sequence GTGAACCTCCTCTTCCTGATGACCGATCAGCACCGGGTCGACACCCTCGGTTGCTACGGGAATCCGCACGTCGCCACGCCGAACCTGGACCGGCTCGCCGCGACCGGCACCCGCTTCGACCGCTTCTACACCCCGACGGCCATCTGCACCCCCGCCCGGGCCAGCCTCCTCACCGGACAGGCCCCCTTCCGCCACCGGCTGCTCGCCAACTACGAGCGGAACGTCGGCTACCTGGAGGACCTGCGGGACGACGCCTTCACCTTCCCCGGTGCCCTCGCGGAACGCGACTACCAGCTCGGCCTCATCGGCAAGTGGCACGGCGGCACCCACCGCAACGCGGCCTCGTACGGATTCGACGGGCCCGACCTGCCCGGCTGGCACAACCCCGTCGACCACCCCGACTACCTCGCCTTCCTCGAGGAGCGAGGCCTGCCCCCGTACGAGATCTCCGAGTTGATCCGCGGGACGACCCCCAACGGGAACCCGGGCAACCTGCTGGCGGCGCGGCTCCACCAGCCCGTGGAGGCGACCTTCGAGCACTACCTGGCCACCCGGGCCATCGAGCAGCTGGAGAAGTACGCCGCGGACGGCCGGCCCTTCTTCCTGGCCACCCACTTCTTCGGACCGCACCTGCCGTACCTGCTGCCCGACGAGTACTTCGACATGTACGACCCCGACCTGGTCGAGCTGCCGCCGTCCATCGCCGAGACCTTCGAGGGCAAGCCCCCGGTCCAGCGCAACTACAGTGCCCACTGGACCTTCGACACCATGCCGATCGAGGTCACCCGCAAGCTCATCGCCGTCTACTGGGGCTATGTCACCCTGATCGACGAGCAGATCGGCCGCATCCTGGACCGGATGGACGAACTCGGGCTGACCGACTCCACCTCGGTCCTCTTCACCGCCGACCACGGCGAGTTCACCGGCGCCCACCGGCTGCACGACAAGGGCCCGGCGATGTACGAGGACATCTACCGCATCCCCGGTATCGTCCGGATCCCCGGCGCGCCTCCGCAGGTGCGCGAGGAGTTCGTCTCCCTCACCGACTGCACGGCGACCATCCTGGAACTGGCCGGCTGCGACACCGCGCCGGCCGTCGACAGCCGCAGCCTGGTGCCGCTGGTCCGGGGGGAGAGCCCGGAGTGGCCCGACGAACTCGTCGCCGAGTTCCACGGGCACCACTTCCCTTACCCGCAGCGGATGCTGCGCGACGAGCGCTACAAGCTGGTGGTGAACCCCGAGTCGGTCAACGAGCTGTACGACCTCGTCGAGGACCCGCACGAACTCCACAACCGCTACCGGCATCCGGAGATGCGGCAGGTGCGCGGCCGCCTCATGCGCCGGCTGTACGACCTGCTGCGCGAGCGGGGCGACAACTTCTACCACTGGATGACCTCGATGTACGAGATCGGCGCCTCCGACTACGACGTCACCCTGAGCTCCTTCGAGCAGAGCGGCACCGCCTGA
- a CDS encoding ABC transporter ATP-binding protein — protein sequence MTAKISFREVVKTYPMKDTTFTALDRVSLDIDDREFVTVVGPSGCGKSTLLNMAAGLVHPDSGETLVDGVPVRGPGPERGVIFQQYALFPWLTVRRNVEFGLRLSSMPAEERRRRAERAIDLVGLSDFADALPKTLSGGMKQRCAIARAYAVDPEVLLMDEPFGALDALTRVQLQDQLLDTWNRERRTIMFITHDVDEAVYLARRVVVMAARPGRIHSVIDVDLPYPRTEEIRLSPEFSAIRNDVWHAVYHQTPTPSNATA from the coding sequence ATGACCGCCAAGATCTCGTTCCGCGAGGTCGTGAAGACCTACCCGATGAAGGACACCACCTTCACCGCGCTGGACCGGGTGTCGCTCGACATCGACGACCGGGAGTTCGTCACCGTGGTCGGCCCCTCCGGCTGCGGCAAGAGCACGCTGCTGAACATGGCCGCCGGACTCGTCCACCCCGACTCGGGCGAGACGCTGGTGGACGGCGTCCCGGTACGCGGACCCGGCCCGGAGCGCGGCGTCATCTTCCAGCAGTACGCCCTCTTCCCCTGGCTCACCGTGCGCCGCAACGTCGAGTTCGGGCTGAGACTGTCGTCGATGCCGGCCGAGGAACGCCGGCGGCGCGCCGAGCGGGCCATCGACCTGGTCGGCCTCTCCGACTTCGCGGACGCGCTGCCCAAGACGCTCTCCGGCGGCATGAAGCAGCGCTGCGCGATCGCCCGCGCCTACGCGGTGGACCCGGAAGTGCTGCTGATGGACGAGCCGTTCGGGGCCCTGGACGCGCTGACCCGGGTGCAGCTTCAGGACCAGCTGCTCGACACCTGGAACCGGGAACGCCGCACGATCATGTTCATCACCCACGACGTCGACGAGGCGGTCTACCTCGCCCGGCGGGTCGTGGTGATGGCCGCCCGCCCGGGCCGGATCCACTCGGTCATCGACGTGGACCTGCCGTACCCGAGGACGGAGGAGATCCGGCTCTCGCCCGAGTTCAGCGCCATCCGCAACGACGTCTGGCACGCGGTCTACCACCAGACGCCGACGCCCTCCAACGCCACCGCCTGA
- a CDS encoding family 43 glycosylhydrolase, producing MNRIPGRRLRRLRSPLLGITALVCALAAAVLPQTGMSPTAQAAAEPDAAVTSTAGTSAAGTSAAGTSAGTFTNPVTAGVVDTFPDPSMIRGKDGMWYAYGTQNPVFQSKGEDGERILPILRSPDMVHWTYAGQAFTPQTQPAWEKGSRLWAPDIRYVDGHYVLYYAVPGLNTVAVATGPTPTGPWTDGGQVLPSPSGCPTGNIDEAQFTDKGGTPYMYWGSYDTICVARMNADRTRVVGAVTQVARGRRMEGGYVVRRGDYYYLFYSDANCCDGAYSGYQVKVGRSTSPTGPFTDPQGVGLMDLTSKGGIVVTANGNGWIGPGHMSVATDLSGQDWLVYHAIPSDDPDLKPADNGTLELTRRPMLIDRLDWIDGWPTVRAGAGPSQGRQTAPVTGWDAGSTFNDGSLSGWRPTGTEPGGWSLTTGPDAGRYVTHTGTDAAPAFLVSSAHASTSTSTSTSADLRAEADLEVPSASGAAGLTVDYRDADDYVAAWLDRPAGALVTDAVVNGVHHRESSALPADFSWDTWQNVSVEVRGGVMTTEVSADRLNDAVTDQTRRLPPAAARPGAVGTASRGGTTASDNVGAVKLFTPVTSRVPTRRPEHLLPAYSDDFTGGTVPGTTPDSPWSWVRGPAAGVSMADGALSWPTQNGDLNLTTDNASVLTRPAPPGDYTVETEIHFAPTKAAQQAGLVLYQNDDRYFKLTHTALPLNDGNGAQVDVTEFGKEGERPTYTPPQPVAYGRMFGGPTADTMWLRLTYHADAARDQNDVSAATSTDGSHWVDTGVWTLPITGPLRIGLVSMNTAGAVARFDYVHVYRD from the coding sequence ATGAACCGGATACCCGGCCGCAGGCTGAGACGCCTGCGGTCACCCCTGCTCGGCATCACGGCCCTGGTATGCGCACTCGCCGCCGCCGTCCTGCCCCAGACCGGCATGTCGCCCACCGCGCAGGCGGCAGCGGAGCCGGACGCGGCCGTCACGTCGACGGCCGGCACCTCAGCGGCCGGCACCTCAGCGGCCGGCACGTCCGCGGGCACCTTCACCAACCCGGTGACCGCCGGGGTGGTCGACACGTTCCCGGACCCGTCCATGATCCGCGGCAAGGACGGCATGTGGTACGCCTACGGAACCCAGAACCCGGTGTTCCAGAGCAAGGGCGAGGACGGCGAGCGGATCCTGCCGATCCTGCGCTCGCCCGACATGGTGCACTGGACCTACGCGGGCCAGGCGTTCACCCCCCAGACGCAGCCCGCCTGGGAGAAGGGCTCCCGGCTGTGGGCACCGGACATCCGCTACGTCGACGGCCACTACGTCCTGTACTACGCGGTGCCCGGCCTCAACACCGTCGCGGTGGCCACCGGTCCCACGCCGACCGGCCCCTGGACCGACGGCGGCCAGGTGCTGCCCAGCCCGAGCGGCTGTCCCACCGGCAACATCGATGAGGCCCAGTTCACCGACAAGGGCGGCACCCCCTATATGTACTGGGGGAGTTACGACACCATCTGCGTCGCCCGGATGAACGCCGACCGCACCCGCGTCGTGGGCGCCGTCACCCAGGTGGCGCGGGGCCGCAGGATGGAAGGCGGTTACGTCGTCCGGCGGGGCGACTACTACTACCTCTTCTACTCCGACGCCAACTGCTGCGACGGCGCCTACAGCGGCTATCAGGTCAAGGTCGGCCGTTCCACCAGCCCGACGGGCCCGTTCACCGACCCCCAGGGCGTCGGCCTGATGGACCTGACCAGCAAGGGCGGCATCGTGGTCACCGCCAACGGCAACGGATGGATCGGCCCCGGCCATATGTCCGTCGCGACCGACCTCTCGGGACAGGACTGGCTCGTCTACCACGCCATCCCCTCCGACGACCCCGACCTCAAGCCCGCCGACAACGGGACACTGGAGCTCACCAGGCGGCCGATGCTCATCGACCGGCTCGACTGGATCGACGGCTGGCCCACGGTCCGGGCCGGCGCCGGCCCCTCGCAGGGCAGGCAGACCGCACCGGTCACCGGGTGGGACGCGGGCAGCACGTTCAACGACGGCTCGCTCTCCGGCTGGCGGCCGACCGGGACGGAGCCCGGCGGATGGTCACTGACGACCGGACCCGACGCCGGGCGGTACGTCACCCACACCGGAACGGACGCCGCCCCGGCCTTCCTCGTCTCCTCCGCCCACGCGTCTACGTCCACGTCCACCTCCACGTCCGCGGACCTGCGGGCCGAAGCCGATCTCGAAGTACCCTCGGCCTCCGGAGCCGCCGGACTGACCGTCGACTACAGGGACGCCGACGACTACGTCGCCGCGTGGCTGGACAGGCCGGCGGGCGCCCTGGTGACCGACGCGGTCGTCAACGGCGTCCACCACCGGGAGTCCTCCGCTCTTCCGGCGGACTTCTCGTGGGACACCTGGCAGAACGTGTCCGTCGAGGTGCGCGGCGGCGTGATGACCACCGAGGTCAGCGCGGACCGGCTGAACGACGCCGTGACCGACCAGACGCGTCGGCTTCCTCCCGCGGCGGCGCGGCCCGGAGCGGTGGGCACCGCCTCCCGCGGCGGCACGACGGCCTCGGACAACGTGGGCGCGGTCAAGCTGTTCACCCCCGTCACCTCCCGGGTGCCCACCCGGCGACCGGAACACCTGCTGCCCGCCTACAGCGACGACTTCACCGGCGGCACGGTGCCAGGGACCACGCCGGACTCGCCGTGGAGCTGGGTGCGGGGCCCCGCGGCGGGCGTCTCCATGGCGGACGGCGCACTCTCCTGGCCGACGCAGAACGGGGACCTCAACCTCACCACCGACAACGCCTCCGTCCTGACCCGGCCCGCGCCCCCGGGTGACTACACGGTCGAGACGGAGATCCACTTCGCCCCGACGAAGGCGGCCCAGCAGGCCGGTCTGGTGCTCTACCAGAACGACGATCGCTACTTCAAGCTCACCCACACCGCCCTGCCGCTCAACGACGGCAACGGCGCTCAGGTGGACGTCACCGAATTCGGGAAGGAGGGCGAGCGCCCGACCTACACGCCGCCGCAACCCGTCGCCTACGGCCGGATGTTCGGCGGTCCGACCGCGGACACCATGTGGCTGCGCCTGACGTACCACGCGGACGCCGCCCGCGACCAGAACGACGTGAGCGCCGCGACGAGCACGGACGGCAGCCACTGGGTCGACACCGGTGTCTGGACCCTGCCGATCACGGGACCGCTCAGGATCGGCCTGGTCTCCATGAACACGGCCGGTGCGGTCGCGCGCTTCGACTACGTCCACGTCTACCGCGACTGA
- a CDS encoding ROK family transcriptional regulator gives MLFAMQQNEGPLSRLRRDHERLVLDLLRKQGPMTRGELGGLCGLSRTTLYDIISALVASGAVVTSVPQSAHRGRGRPVERLTLNPQAGQAIGIDFARRAVHVAVVNVAHEIVGTASETHGSEMSEDKRVDVAQRLVGRLTGGALRLGALGAIGVGVVGPVGRPGEEAGLGHNGDTLAALVRERFEVPVLVDNNTRLAALAESTWGAATGEQDVLYLRLSHGVGGGLVVGGALHRGAEGLSGEFGHITVDPEGAPCGCGGTGCLETVASVGAVLGAYRAQGGRADDVPALIEAIASGDARASSVVSEAGARVGSVLAAVCNAIGPAVIVVGGELAALGRALTEPVERALSANILPVSRWRMSLRPAELGEAGAALGGIALVLHESPLLTHYPAESKPEEKA, from the coding sequence ATGCTGTTCGCCATGCAACAGAACGAGGGTCCTCTGTCGCGGCTGCGCAGAGATCACGAGCGCCTCGTCCTGGACCTCCTGCGCAAGCAGGGGCCGATGACCAGGGGCGAGCTGGGAGGCCTGTGCGGGCTCTCCCGTACGACTCTCTACGACATCATCAGTGCCCTGGTAGCGAGCGGTGCCGTGGTCACGTCGGTACCCCAGTCCGCCCACCGCGGGCGGGGGCGCCCGGTGGAGCGGCTCACCCTCAACCCGCAGGCAGGGCAGGCGATCGGCATCGACTTCGCACGACGGGCGGTCCACGTCGCGGTGGTCAACGTGGCGCACGAGATCGTCGGGACGGCGAGCGAGACCCACGGCTCGGAGATGTCCGAGGACAAGCGGGTCGACGTCGCCCAGCGCCTGGTCGGCAGGCTCACCGGCGGAGCGCTGCGCCTCGGCGCGCTGGGCGCCATCGGCGTGGGCGTGGTCGGACCGGTGGGCCGGCCGGGCGAGGAGGCCGGTCTCGGGCACAACGGGGACACGCTGGCCGCGCTCGTCCGCGAGCGCTTCGAGGTCCCCGTGCTCGTGGACAACAACACCCGGCTGGCCGCTCTCGCCGAGTCGACCTGGGGCGCGGCCACGGGTGAGCAGGACGTCCTCTATCTGCGGCTCTCCCATGGCGTCGGCGGCGGCCTTGTCGTCGGCGGCGCACTCCACCGCGGCGCCGAGGGGCTCTCGGGCGAGTTCGGCCACATCACCGTGGACCCGGAGGGCGCGCCGTGCGGCTGCGGCGGCACCGGCTGCCTGGAGACGGTGGCCTCCGTCGGGGCCGTCCTCGGCGCCTATCGCGCCCAGGGCGGTCGGGCGGACGACGTACCGGCGCTGATCGAGGCGATCGCGTCCGGTGACGCCCGGGCGAGCTCCGTGGTGAGCGAGGCCGGCGCCCGGGTCGGCTCCGTGCTCGCCGCGGTGTGCAATGCCATCGGACCGGCGGTGATCGTCGTCGGCGGCGAACTCGCGGCACTGGGACGGGCGTTGACCGAGCCGGTCGAACGCGCGCTGAGCGCGAACATCCTGCCGGTGTCCCGGTGGCGGATGAGCCTGCGTCCGGCGGAGCTCGGCGAGGCCGGCGCGGCCCTCGGCGGTATCGCACTGGTGCTCCACGAGTCCCCCCTACTGACCCACTACCCGGCCGAGTCCAAACCCGAGGAGAAGGCATGA
- a CDS encoding N-acetylmuramoyl-L-alanine amidase, whose product MTPPVPRGDDDRRPLPSRRTVLRGAAAVTAGTAITTAVATGTASAAEATPSPAIVDHPGAHWLPADPANYRTAQRPRSHPIEYVVIHVTQQHFDDAVAVFRNPARGTSAHYLVRSADGRIGQCVREKDIARHTGDPDFDSRSIGITHEGWVHSTAWLTEAMYASSAALTAAVCARHAIPVDRAYILGHHELPGATHTDPGANWDWGRFLTLVRKARTPA is encoded by the coding sequence ATGACCCCGCCGGTTCCCCGCGGCGACGACGACCGGCGACCCCTCCCCTCGCGACGTACCGTCCTGCGTGGCGCCGCCGCCGTCACCGCGGGCACGGCGATCACCACCGCGGTCGCGACCGGAACCGCTTCCGCGGCCGAGGCCACCCCCTCCCCCGCGATCGTCGACCATCCGGGGGCGCACTGGCTGCCGGCCGACCCCGCCAACTACCGCACCGCTCAGCGCCCTCGCAGCCATCCGATCGAGTACGTGGTCATCCACGTCACTCAGCAGCACTTCGACGACGCCGTCGCCGTCTTTCGGAACCCCGCCCGGGGCACCTCGGCGCACTATCTGGTCCGCTCGGCGGACGGCCGCATAGGCCAGTGCGTCCGGGAGAAGGACATCGCCCGGCACACCGGTGATCCGGACTTCGACAGCCGCAGCATCGGCATCACCCACGAGGGCTGGGTCCATTCCACCGCCTGGCTGACCGAGGCGATGTACGCCTCGTCCGCGGCGCTCACCGCGGCCGTGTGCGCACGCCATGCGATCCCGGTGGACCGTGCCTACATCCTGGGTCACCACGAGCTGCCCGGCGCCACCCACACCGACCCCGGGGCCAACTGGGACTGGGGACGCTTTCTCACGCTGGTGCGGAAGGCGAGAACGCCGGCCTGA